One Carassius auratus strain Wakin chromosome 4, ASM336829v1, whole genome shotgun sequence DNA segment encodes these proteins:
- the LOC113062596 gene encoding dnaJ homolog subfamily B member 9, translating to MATVQSAFTLAVSILLITEFILAEKDYYEVLGVPKDASDRQIKKAFHKLAMRYHPDKNKSPDAEEKFREIAEAYEILSDDNRRKEYDQMRSSPFSRESPRGGADHFHQHFSFNFDDLFKGSDKFGHNPHLHNKRHFERHFQAHQEARSRHRRHFQQSFGGDIFDDMFENMEKMFSFNGHQTRAQSKSHGSTRQHCRTVTQRRGNMVTTYTDCS from the exons ATGGCAACAGTTCAGTCAGCGTTCACTTTGGCTGTGAGCATTCTGCTCATCACAGAGTTCATTCTGGCCGAGAAAGACTACTACGAGGTCCTGGGTGTACCTAAAGATGCGTCTGACCGGCAGATCAAAAAAGCTTTCCATAAATTAGCCATGAGGTATCACCCTGATAAAAACAAAAGCCCTGATGCTGAGGAAAAGTTCAGAGAGATCGCCGAGG CATATGAAATACTATCAGATGACAATCGGAGAAAGGAGTACGATCAGATGAGGAGCAGCCCGTTCTCCAGAGAGAGTCCGAGAGGAGGCGCTGACCACTTCCATCAACATTTTAGCTTCAACTTCGATGATCTATTTAAAGGCTCTGACAAGTTTGGACACAATCCTCATTTGCATAATAAAAGGCATTTCGAGAGGCACTTTCAGGCCCACCAAGAAGCACGCAGCAGGCACAGGAGGCACTTTCAGCAGTCTTTCGGTGGTGACATATTCGATGATATGTTTGAGAATATGGAGAAGATGTTCTCTTTTAATGGACACCAGACTCGGGCTCAAAGCAAGTCTCACGGTTCCACCAGGCAGCACTGTAGGACTGTCACACAGCGAAGGGGCAACATGGTTACAACATACACAGACTGCTCTTGA
- the LOC113062591 gene encoding vasopressin V2 receptor-like: MADNLNCSSGNCSSAQEAFDLSEGHFTLVKAAVLGCIFVLATFSNLFLLHALWKRRKRRTRTQLFLLHLCLADLVVAFFQVLPQLSMEITHRFKGSDLVCRAVKYLQVVGMFASTYMIVAMTIDRYHAVCKPMVSFFRGSFRRYVAISAAWLISLAFSSPQMYIFSLQEVEKNVFDCWATFIEPWGGRVYITWITLSVFVLPAVILMYCQIKICAGIYFNMKRKALQSSTGDGRSSTKGISSAMLKTVKMTFIIILVYTLCWSPFFVVQLWSAWSPSSAPTQGPVFVTIMLLASLNSCTNPWIYLYYS, translated from the exons ATGGCTGATAACCTTAATTGCAGCAGCGGTAACTGCTCCAGTGCGCAGGAAGCGTTTGATTTATCCGAGGGACACTTTACACTCGTGAAAGCTGCGGTTCTTGGGTGTATTTTCGTGCTGGCAACATTTAGCAATTTATTCCTCCTCCATGCCCTTTGGAAAAGACGGAAAAGACGGACTCGAACTCAGCTGTTTCTCCTGCACCTGTGCCTGGCTGACCTGGTGGTCGCTTTCTTCCAAGTGCTGCCGCAGTTATCCATGGAGATTACGCACCGGTTCAAAGGCTCTGATCTGGTGTGCAGAGCGGTTAAGTATCTTCAAGTGGTCGGGATGTTCGCGTCCACGTATATGATCGTGGCCATGACCATAGATCGTTATCACGCGGTCTGCAAACCCATGGTGTCGTTCTTTAGAGGGTCTTTCCGCAGGTACGTTGCCATAAGCGCAGCATGGCTCATCTCCCTGGCGTTCAGCTCTCCGCAGATGTACATCTTCTCTCTCCAAGAAGTTGAGAAGAATGTTTTCGACTGCTGGGCGACGTTTATTGAGCCCTGGGGAGGTAGAGTATACATAACGTGGATCACTCTGTCCGTGTTTGTTCTGCCAGCCGTAATCTTGATGTATTGTCAGATAAAAATTTGCGCAGGGATCTATTTCAACATGAAGAGGAAAGCCTTGCAGAGCAGCACAGGTGATGGGCGCTCCAGCACTAAAGGGATATCAAGCGCAATGCTGAAGACTGTCAAAATGACTTTTATTATCATCCTGGTGTACACCCTCTGCTGGAGCCCGTTCTTCGTGGTCCAGCTCTGGTCAGCTTGGAGTCCAAGCAGTGCGCCCACGCAAG GTCCAGTGTTTGTCACTATCATGCTCCTCGCCAGTCTTAACAGCTGCACAAACCCATGGATCTACCTGTATTACAGCTAA